In Gemmatimonadales bacterium, the DNA window GGCTTGCAGGCGATGCACGGCCAGCTGATCAGCGTCCCCCGATCCGCACCGCTCCGCCCCAACCACGACTACCTGGCCGAGCGGTTCGAGCAGTTCCGCGCGGCTTAGAGCCGGCTTACCTCCCCCCGTCGGCCAGGGCGCCCGCCAGCTTCTCCGCGATCGAGCTCCACCCGTGCTCGTGGTTGTTCCGCTCCGTGTCCGTCGGGAAGTCCTCGTGCGTGAGCACCAGCTCGGTGCCACCGGTGCCCCACGGCAGGAAGTCGATGGTCACGAGGCTCGCGCGGTCGCTCTGCTCCCATTCCCAGGTGAACGCCAGCCTCCGCGGCGGGTTCACGATCGTGTACTCGCCGCTCACGCGGTGCTCGGTGCCGTCGGGTTGGCGCATGTGAATCCGGTAGCGCCCGCCCACACGCACATCGAGCTCCGCCAGGCTCACGACGAGATCCCTGGGCGCGTGCCAGCGCTTCAGGTCGTTCGGCGTGGTCCACGCGCGGAAGAGCCGCTCCGGCGGTTGCGCGTAGGTGTGCCGGACTTCGAGCTTGTGCGACGATTGCCGCTCGGCCGTGGCTGCCATGGGCCTTCCTTTTCCGTTGAGGTTTCGTCGTCCAGATAGCGAGCGAGTTGATCGAGCTGTCCCTCCCAGAACCGCCGGTACTGCTCCACCCAGTCGGCCGCGCCGTGGAGCGGGGCGGCAACGAGGCGGCACCGCCGCCGCCGGCCCTCGCGCCGGACGCTCGCCAGCCCCGCGCGCTCCAGCACCCGGATGTGCTTGGAAACGGCCGGCAGCGACATGGCGAACGGGCGCGCGAGATCGCCGATGGCCGCCTCGCCCCGGCTGAGCCGCGCCACGATGGCGCGCCGCGTCGGGTCGGCCAGGGCGGCGAAGGTGCGATCGAGCGCCGTTTGATGGTAAACCATGTGGTTTAGTATAGTGCGGGCGCACGGACCGTCAAGGGCCGCACCCTTCCGCTCATGTTCCGGAGGGCGCATAATCGGCGGAGCTGCCATGACCGCCACCGATCTTGCAGGCCGCACTTTCCTCGTCACCGGCGCCAACTCCGGCCTCGGCCGCGCCACCGTCAAGGCGCTCGCCGCGCGCGGCGGAGCCGTCGTGCTCGCCGGGCGCTCCGAGGAGCGCACCCGCCCGGTGCTCCACGCGATCCGCGCGCGGAACCCCGGCGCCGATGCGCGCTTTCTCCAGGTCGACGTCTCCGACCTCTCCTCCGTGCGCCGCGCCGCCGAGTCGTTTCTCGCGAGCGGCGCGCGGCTCGACGTACTGATGAACAACGCCGGCGTGGCCGGCACCCGCGCGCTTTCGGCCGACGGCTTCGATCTCACCTACGCCACCAATCACATCGGCCCGTTCCTCTTCACCAACCTGCTCCTGCCGAGGCTGCGCGAGGCGCCGCAGGGGCGGATCGTGAACGTCTCGAGCGCGGCCCATCTGGGCGTAAAGGGACTCGACTGGACGATGCTGGAGCGCCGCAAGGAGCCCGTGCGGAGCGGCTTCCCGGCCTACGGCGCCACCAAGCTCATGAACGTGTTACATGCGAAGGAGCTGGCGCGCCGGCTGCACGGCACGCGGGTGACCACCTACGCGCTTCACCCGGGCGCCGTCGCGTCGAACATCTGGCGCGCGCTCCCGTTGCCGGCGCGGTGGCTGCTCAAGCTCTTCCTCACCTCGAACGAGAAGGGTGCGCGCACCCAGCTCTACTGCGCGACCGCGCCGGAGCTCGCCAGCGCGTCCGGGCGCTATTACGACAAACGCGGCGAGGCCCGGTCGAATCCGCTGGCCGAGGACGCGCCACTGGCCCGCGAGCTGTGGGACCGGACCGAGGCCGCGGTGCCTCACTAACCACCTCTCCGCCCGGAGGAATACTCATGCCTGCATACATCCCGAGCTTCGGCATGCTCCACCTTGGCCTGCTGATCGCCCGGCTCGTGCTGGGCTTGGGGCTCGCCGCCCACGGCGCGCAGAAGCTGTTCGGCTGGTTCGGGGGCGCCGGGCTCGCCGGCACCGCCAACTTTCTCGAGTCGGCCGGGTTCTATCCGGGCCGCCAGATGGCCAGGATGGCAGGCCTCGGCGAATTCGTCGGCGGCTTGCTCACGGCCCTCGGACTGTTCGGGCCGATCGGGCCGGCAATCATGCTGGCCGTCATGCTGGTCGCGATGAGCCAGAATCTGGGCCATGGCTTCTTCGCGACCGATGGCGGCATCGAAGTCGCCCTGCTCTACTGCGCGGGCGGTCTCGTACTCGCGACCACAGGCCCGGGCGCGTATTCGCTCGATGGGCTCCTGGGCTTGAGCTTCTTCGAGACGGCGGAGCTCACGGCGGTGGTACTGATCGTGGCGCTCATCGGAGCCGGGGTAGTGCTCGGGCGGCGGAGCCGCGGCCCGGCGGCGTCGGCGAGGCGATAGACGGCGCGCCGGCGGCGCACGTCGCGCTCGGCAAGCGACGAGGAAAAGCCCGCGGGCTCGTGGCCCGCGGGCTTCTCACATCCGGCGTCGCGCATACCGAAGCGCGCTACCGGAACGACTCAGAACGAGCTGGAGTCGCTGGACGACCCGGTCGAATCGCTATACGACGGCGAGCTCTGGTTCGTGCTGCTTGAATCGCTCGGCGACTGCATCGACGATGTGTCGGTCGCGCTCTGCCCACTCATCCGCGAGGTATCCTGCGCCGCGGCCCCCGGCTGCTGGCCGTAAGATGAGCTGTCCCCCACGTGCTCGGCCGCGGGAACGTGGCCGATGGTGTCGCCCTTCGAGGTGACCGGCTGCCCCTGGTCGGGCCGGGTCCTCGTGGCGCCCGGGCCCAGGGTCGACGTGCCGCTGTCGGTGTTGGTCACGCCGGACTTGGTCTGGTTCGTCACCGCGGTGTCCGACACGCCCGCGTTGGTTCTCGCGTTGGCCGAGGTAGTGTCCTGGCTTCGCGTCATGCCGGTATCGCTCATCGAAGCCATGCCGGTGTCGTTCGTCACCGCTCTGGCCGTATCGGACACCATGCCGGTGTCGGTTACGGTCGTCGTGGTGCTATCGGTGGCCGCCGTGCTGGTTTCGGCCCCCGCTCTGTTGCCCGCGCATGCCAGGCCGCCGATCCACAGTGCGGTGGCGGCCAGAACAGCGGTTGATTGCGCTCGCATTCGTCCTCCTCAGATCACCTGTGTCGGGTGACGCCGCTGCGTCGAGCATCGTGCGCGGGCTCGCGCACCGGGCGCCCCGGGGTCGTGCAGCCGTAACTGTACCGGTGGGGGACTTGAAGGGCGGTGAGCGGCCTCACCCGCGGAGAGGCCAATCGCCGGGGCTCAGCCGGGCGGCGCCACGCGGCGGGTCTCGTCCGGTGCGCGCGATGAAAGCAGGCGCTCGGTGAAGTCCATCCGCTCGGCCAGCTCCGCTACTTCGGTGCGGAGCGCGTGCAGCTCGGCCAGCGCGTCGGCGGAAAGCTCGGCGCGGCGCTCGGGCGCCTGCGTCTCCCACTCGGTGATCCGCCGGCCCTCGGCGTCGCGCAGCTCGCCGGCGCTCACGATCACCACGTCGTAGAGCCACCAGATGCCGAGCCCGCCAAGGGTGCACGCCATGAGCGCGCCGCTCTCGGCGCGGCCGGCGTAGAACCGGTGCGCGCCGAAGGGGCCGAGGAGCACCGCCAGCGCGAGGGCGACGCCGCGGGATTTCTCCGAGGGTTCGTTCGCCATGGGCAGGGGCTGGGTCAACGGTCGAGCACCTCGGTGAAGAGCTCGGGGAGGTCGAGCTCGAGCTGGGGCAGGTGGGGGACGGGATGCCATGCGAGGCGCTCGCCCAGAACCTCGGGGCGCTCGTCGTCGGGGCGCCAGCGCTCGATCAGGCGGGCATCGAGGTCGACGATCCAGTATTCGAGAATGCCATGCCGCTGGTAGGCGCGGCGCTTGAGCCGCCGGTCGGCCCGGGCGGTGCCGGGCGCCAACACCTCGATAGCGAGAAGCAGCGTGCGAATGTCCGCCCAATCTCGTGGTCGGCGGCCCTCGACGAGCGGCGTCACGAAAACGTCTGGCTGCACCAGGGTATGCGGGTCGAACTGATGTCGGCGGGGGCGAAGAGTAGGACGCCGAATCCTTGTGCATCGACATACGAACCGATCCGCCGCGAAAGCGCCGACACAGCGTAGTCGTGCGTCCACTCGGCTGTCCAGTCGGTGACGGGCTCGGGCATGCCCATAATCTGAGTCCCTCACGTCGCGGTTGGCAATGCGGTTGGCAGTAACCCATCCGACACGCTACGCGGCCCTGCCACCGGTACCGGACCGTTCCGATGCGACGCGGCGCCGATTCCCGGCCGCTTGAGCCGCCTGCCTCACCGGTCTACCGTTCCGCCATGCCCGGACGCGAGCGACTTGACGCGGTGGTGGTGGGCGCCGGGCCCAACGGCCTGAGCGCCGCCATCGCGCTCGCCCGCGCGGGCCGCTCCGTGCAGCTCGTCGAGGCGGCACCTACCGTGGGCGGCGGCTGCCGCTCAGCCGAGCTTACGCTGCCGGGGTTCGTCCATGACGTGTGCAGCGCGGTGTATCCCATCGGGCGCGCGTCGCCGTTCTTCCTCTCGCTGCCGCTCGCGCGCCACGGGCTCCGGTGGATCGAACCGGACGTCCCGCTCGCCCATCCGCTCGACGACGGCGCGGCCCTCCTCACGCACGACCTGTACGAGACCGCCCGCCGCCTGGGCCCCGACGCCAATGCCTATCTCGACCTGGTGGGCCCGACGGTGCGGAACTGGCACCTCATCATCAACGAGCTGACCGGCCCGCTTCGCATTCCTTGTGTGGGCCCGCGCAAGCTGCTGGCCGCGGCGCAGTTCGGGCTTCGCGCCATGCTGCCGGTGACGACGATCGCGCGCCGGTTCGGGACGCCTGCGGCGCGCGCGCTCCTGGCCGGCTGCGGCGCGCACTCGATGCTCGATCTTTCGGCCGCCGGCACCGGCACCTTCGGGCTCATCTTCCTTGCGAGCGCGCATACGGTGGGCTGGCCCATCGTGGCCGGCGGCGCGGGGCGGCTCACCGGCGCGCTCGCCTCCTGCCTCGTGGAGCTGGGTGGCAAGATCGCGTTCAACTGCCCCGTCACCACGCTCGACGCGCTGCCGGCGCACCGCGCGGCGCTGCTCGACGTGACGCCGCGCCAGGTGCTCGAGATGGCGAGTGAGCGGCTCGCGCGGCGGGCGGGTGGGCGGGCGTACATGGGCCAGCTCCGCCGCTATCGCTACGGGCCCGGCGCGTTCAAGATCGACGTCGCCCTCGACGGGCCGATTCCCTGGCGGGATGCGCAGGTGCTCCGCGCCGGCACGGTGCACGTGGGCGGGACGCTCGAGGAGATCGAGGCGGGCGAGGCGGAGGTGGCGGCGGGACGGGTGCCGCAACGGCCGTTCGTGCTGGTGGCGCAGCAGTCGCTCTTCGATCCGTCGCGCGCGCCGGCGGGGCGGCACACGGCGTGGGCCTACTGCCACGTGCCGAACGGCTCGACGGTGGACATGACCGACCGCATGATCGCGCAGATCGAGCGCTTCGCGCCGGGCTTCCGCGACCGCATCCTCGAGATCCATCGCACCGGCCCCGCCGATCTTCATGCCTACGACGCCAACTACATCGGCGGCGACATCGGGGGCGGAAGCGCGGAGTTGAGCCAGCTCTTCTTCCGTCCCGTGGTGCGGCTCGATCCGTATCGCACGCCGGATCCCGCGATCCTGCTCTGCTCCGCGTCGACGCCGCCCGGCGCCGGCGTGCACGGGCTCTGCGGCTGGTACGCCGCGCGCTCGGCGCTCCGCGGGGTGCTCGGCGGGTGAGCGCCGCCGCACCCACGTACGTTCTCTCGCGCTGGCTCTTCCTTCGGCTGCTGGGCCTCGTCTACCTGGTAGCGTTCGCCTCGCTCGCGGTGCAGATCGTGGGACTGGTCGGCGCGCACGGATTGCTGCCCGCGGCGCAATTCCTCCAGTGGGCGCGATCGATCTACGGGCCCGACGTCCACCAGATGCTGCCCACCATCTTCTGGTTCGGCGCAAGCGATGCCGCGCTCCGCGGGGTGGCCTGGGCGGGAGCGGGGCTCTCGCTCCTCGTGATCCTCGACGTGGCGCCGCTCGTCACCCTCGCGGTGCTCTGGGTGCTCTATCTATCACTCACCATCGCGGGCCAGGATTTCCTTGGCTTCCAGTGGGACGCGCTGCTGCTGGAGGCCGGTCTCCTCGCCGTGCTCTGGGCGCCGGGCAATTGGCTGCCGCTCGCGACGCGGCGCATGCCGTCGCCGCTCGTGCGCTGGGTGCTCGTGTTGCTCGTCGTGAAGCTCCTGTTTCTGTCGGGAATCACCAAGCTCCTGAGCGGCGACCCGACGTGGCGGCACGCGACCGCGCTCGAGTACCACTTCTTCACCCAGCCGCTCCCGACCTGGCTCGGGTGGTACGCGGCCAAGCTGCCGGACGGCGTGCTGCGGGCAATGACGGCGGGCTCGGTCGCGGTGGAGGTGATTGCGCCCTGGCTGCTCCTGGCGCCAGCGCGGCTCCGGCGGGTGCGGCTCGCCGGCGCCTCGGCGCTCGTGCTCCTGCAGCTCGGCATCGCCGCCACCGGCAACTACGGGTTCTTCAACCTGCTCGCGGTCGTCCTCCTCGTGCCCGCGCTGGACGACGCGACCCTCTCGCGATGGCTGCCGGTGCGGATCGCGGCGCCGGAGCGCGAGTCGGAGGCGCGGCGATTCGTGATCGCGTTCGTGGCGCCGGCGCTGCTCGGTTTGAGCTTCCTGAGCTTTGCGCGGGAGATCGCTTACACGGTGCCGCGCGGGCGCGCCGTCGGCTACTTCCCGCGCTGGGCCGGTCAGGCGCTCGGCGTCGTCGCGCCGTTCCGCGCCGTGAACGGCTACGGACTTTTCCGCGTGATGACGACGGAGCGCCCCGAGCTCGTCATCGAAGGCAGCAACGACGACGAGCATTGGTCGGAGTATGTGTTCCGCTACAAGCCGGGCCCGCTCGACCGCCGGCCGAGTTTCGTGGCGCCGCACCAGCCGAGGCTCGACTGGCAGATGTGGTTCGCGGCGCTCGATCCGAGGGGGAGCGCGGGCTGGCTCAGCACGCTGCTGGATCGCCTGCGCGCCGGCACGCCGGAGGTGCTGGCGCTGCTCGGCCGCAATCCATTTCCGGACGCGCCGCCGCGCTACGTGCGGGTGGTGGGCTACGAGTACCGGTTCAGTACGGCCGAGGAGAGGCGGCGGACCGGGGCGTGGTGGGCGCGGGAGGCGTTGGGGCCCCTGTTTGCCCCCTGAGCCGCACCGTCCGCGCCAGCTCGTCCTCGTACTGCAAGACCTTCCGGCGCAAATCGTCCGCGAGATCGGGAGTATCGGCCAGGTAGCCGTGCACCGCATCGAGCGCGGGCTCGCCGGTCTGGCCGCCCAGGAAAGCGGCGATCCAGCTCTCGAGGAAGAAGATCCGGCGGTGGGTCTGGATGAATGGCAGCGAGTCGAGCGCGGGCCGCAAGTACGGCAACGTGAGCGCCTGGTGCTCGATGGCGTTGAACGGCCCGAGGCTGCCTGAGGCCCACGCCTCGTTGAGCGTGCTGTCGGCAAAGTAGCGGGTGAAGTACTCGCGCTTCACCTCCGCGCTCGGCCGGCCGGCGCCGGCGATGAACGCGCGGCGGCGGCCGTCGGGCGTGGTGTCGCGCGCCTGCTCGGCCGTGAGGCGCGAATCGGCCTCCGGTGCGCCGAGCTCGAGCAGGCGGGTGACGACATCCCAACGGGTCGGGTCCTTGACCGGCGCGCCGGCGGCGGAGTCGGCGGCAAAGATGGTGTCGAGGCGCGCCACGGCCTCGGGCGTCGTGGCGAGGTCGATGAAAGCGTCGAGATCAGCCTTGCGCACGCCGTACGCGCTCGCCCGGTTGCCGGCGCCGCGCCAGAGCACGCGCTCCACCTCGGGCTGTACCCGCGCCCGCTCGTCGCCGGTGAGGTACGCGCTGACGGCACGCCCGAGCCGCGCCAGCACGAACGGCGCGATCTGCTCGTCGCGCTCGCGCGGGAATTCGCGGAGTGCCATGCGCACGAAGCGCTCCGGTGCCATCCGTCCGGCGCGCACCTGGTTCCAGAGTGCGCCCCAGAGCATCGCGCGCAGAAACGCGTCGTGCACGTCGCCCAGCGCGCCGCCCTCGAGCGCGCGCACGCTGGCGCTGTCGAGAAGAAGCAGGAAGTAGCCGTGGTCCCGCGCGTTGGCGAAGACGAAGAGCGGCGCGGCGTGCCCGCGCGCGGCCGTGACCTCGGTGAGGTGTCCCTTGAGCTCGACCGGCATGCGGAGCGTCGGCCGGCCCCGGTACACCAGAATCACATCGGTGCGCTCGGTCCAGGGTGCCGGGCCCGAGAGCGCCTGCGCGGGGTGCTGCACGAGTGTCAGTCGCTCGATCCGGCCGCCGCGCATCTCGAGCCGCTGCTCCACCACCGGCATGCCGGGCCGGAGCATGAAGTTCTTGCCGAATTCGTCGAGCGGCCGCCGCGCGGCGCGGCCGATGGCGCCGAGCAGCTCCTGCCAGGTGGCGTTGGCGTACGCGTGTTGCGCCAGGAACCGGCGCACGCCGGTGCGGAACGCTTCGCCGCCTACGAGGTACTCGAGCTGGGCGAGCACCGACGGCGCCTTGTTGTACACGATCGCGCCGTAGTTGCTCTTGGCCTGGTCGAGGTTGTCGAGCGACTGCCAGAGCGGGCGGGTGCCGCGGGTTTCGTCCACCGCGTACGCGGGCGGCTTGTTGCCGAGGTAGAATGTCTTCCACGCGTCGGCGGCGGGGTCGAGGTCGGCGAGAGCTTTGGTCGCCATGAAGGTGGCGAAGCCCTCCTTGAGCCAGAGATCGTCGAACCAGCGCATCGTCACGAGATCACCGAACCACTGGTGGGCGCACTCGTGCAGCACGGTGGCGAACCGCGCGAGCCGCCGCGGCAGCGTGGGGCGCTCGCGGAAGATGAAGCGGTCCTCGTTGTAGAAGACGGCGCCGGGGTGCTCCATCCCGCCGAATGGAAACGCGGGTGCGAGCACGAAATCGAACTTCTCGAACGGAAAGCGCCGCCCGAAGTAGCGCTCGAGCCAGTCGAGCGCGCGCTGGTTCTGGGCGAGCAAGGTGTCGAGGTCGGCCTCCCTGGCGCGCGAGCGGCGGACGTAGGCGTGGATGGTGCGGCCGCGGTGCACCGAAGTGGCGCGGTGCCAGGGGCCGGCGGCGAACGCGATCAGGTAGGTGCTGATCGGCAGCGTCTCGTCGAAGCGGGTGGTGACGACCGCGCGGCCCGCCGCCGAGTCCGCCGCAGCGGCCGATCCGTTGGCGACGACGCTCCACGCGGCCGGCGCGGTGAGCGTGAGCCGCACGCGGCCCTTGAGGTCGGGCTGGTCGAAGCAGGGGAAGAGCTGGTTGGCATCGGCGGGGACGAGGAGCGTGTAGAGATAGTCGCTCCCGTCGGTGGCGTCGTGGTTCCGGATGATCGGCGCACCGCTCGGCGCGATGTCGGCGACGAATCCGAACTCGAGCACGTTGGCATCCGGCACAAGGAGCCGCGCGGGCACGCGGATGTGGGCGCCGTTCGCGGCGCCGGGCGGGAGCGGCTGGCCGTTGGCGGTGGCGCTCGTGAGCCGGCGACCGCGGAAATCGAGGATGACAGCGCGGTCGGCGGCGGGGCCGGCATTCGCGTTTGCGTCCACGCGCCGAAAGCGCACCGTCACCCGTCCCACCGCGCTGTCGAGCGCGGTCACGTCGAGCGCAAGATCGTAGCGCACGTCAGCAATGGCGCGGGCACGGCGCTCGGCGAGCGCGTGGGAGATGCCGGGGCCCATCAGCTCGTCCGCGCCGGAATGCGCCGCCGGTAATGCGCGCGGAGTCTGCGCGGAGAGCGGCGCTGAAGCGGCGAGCAGCAGCGCGAGCGCTGCGCCCGCCCCGTTACCCCGCCAGCGCACGCCGCCCCTCGGCGAGCACCTGGTCGTAATACGCCTCGAGGCCCGGGTTCACCCCGCGGCAGCCCGCGATCACCTGCTCGGTCCAGTCGAGATACTCGAGCCGCCGCTCGGTGCTCCAGTCGGGCGGCGGCGACAACGTCACGTCGAGCACGTTGCAGATCTTGTCGCCCAGCTTGATCACCTTCGCTTTGGCCGACGCGCCGGCCGCGTGCGCCACCTGGAGCCGCTTGCGCTCCGCCTTGAGCAACTGCTTATCGTCGGTCACCTCGGCCACGAGTCCGCGTACCTCCGGGCCGAAGCGGCGCTCCAGCTCGGCAAACGTGGTGGCGGTGTCCTCCACCGTGTCGTGCAGGACCGCCGCGATGAGCGTCGCGAGATCGGTGACGTCACCGCGGGTGGCGATCACGTTCGCCACCGCGACCGGGTGGTTGATGTAGGGCGATGCGGCGCTGTCCTTCCGGCGCTGGGCGCGGTGCTTGCTGGCCGCGAACTCGAGGGCGTCGAGCAGCCGGGCGAGATCCGGAATGGGGCCTCCTTGGGGATGGGCGCAAGATAAACTGTCATAGCGCCGGAGTATTGTCTGGATGCCGGCTCACCATGGGCTGGCGGGCGCGCCCCCGACGCCAGGAGACTGCATGACCGATCCCGCTTGGCCTCGTCTGCTGCT includes these proteins:
- a CDS encoding SRPBCC domain-containing protein, encoding MAATAERQSSHKLEVRHTYAQPPERLFRAWTTPNDLKRWHAPRDLVVSLAELDVRVGGRYRIHMRQPDGTEHRVSGEYTIVNPPRRLAFTWEWEQSDRASLVTIDFLPWGTGGTELVLTHEDFPTDTERNNHEHGWSSIAEKLAGALADGGR
- a CDS encoding metalloregulator ArsR/SmtB family transcription factor → MVYHQTALDRTFAALADPTRRAIVARLSRGEAAIGDLARPFAMSLPAVSKHIRVLERAGLASVRREGRRRRCRLVAAPLHGAADWVEQYRRFWEGQLDQLARYLDDETSTEKEGPWQPRPSGNRRTSSKSGTPTRNRRSGSSARGPRRTT
- a CDS encoding SDR family oxidoreductase; translated protein: MTATDLAGRTFLVTGANSGLGRATVKALAARGGAVVLAGRSEERTRPVLHAIRARNPGADARFLQVDVSDLSSVRRAAESFLASGARLDVLMNNAGVAGTRALSADGFDLTYATNHIGPFLFTNLLLPRLREAPQGRIVNVSSAAHLGVKGLDWTMLERRKEPVRSGFPAYGATKLMNVLHAKELARRLHGTRVTTYALHPGAVASNIWRALPLPARWLLKLFLTSNEKGARTQLYCATAPELASASGRYYDKRGEARSNPLAEDAPLARELWDRTEAAVPH
- a CDS encoding DoxX family protein, with amino-acid sequence MPAYIPSFGMLHLGLLIARLVLGLGLAAHGAQKLFGWFGGAGLAGTANFLESAGFYPGRQMARMAGLGEFVGGLLTALGLFGPIGPAIMLAVMLVAMSQNLGHGFFATDGGIEVALLYCAGGLVLATTGPGAYSLDGLLGLSFFETAELTAVVLIVALIGAGVVLGRRSRGPAASARR
- a CDS encoding TM2 domain-containing protein codes for the protein MANEPSEKSRGVALALAVLLGPFGAHRFYAGRAESGALMACTLGGLGIWWLYDVVIVSAGELRDAEGRRITEWETQAPERRAELSADALAELHALRTEVAELAERMDFTERLLSSRAPDETRRVAPPG
- a CDS encoding Uma2 family endonuclease — protein: MRDSDYGHARARHRLDSRVDARLRCVGAFAADRFVCRCTRIRRPTLRPRRHQFDPHTLVQPDVFVTPLVEGRRPRDWADIRTLLLAIEVLAPGTARADRRLKRRAYQRHGILEYWIVDLDARLIERWRPDDERPEVLGERLAWHPVPHLPQLELDLPELFTEVLDR
- a CDS encoding NAD(P)/FAD-dependent oxidoreductase produces the protein MPGRERLDAVVVGAGPNGLSAAIALARAGRSVQLVEAAPTVGGGCRSAELTLPGFVHDVCSAVYPIGRASPFFLSLPLARHGLRWIEPDVPLAHPLDDGAALLTHDLYETARRLGPDANAYLDLVGPTVRNWHLIINELTGPLRIPCVGPRKLLAAAQFGLRAMLPVTTIARRFGTPAARALLAGCGAHSMLDLSAAGTGTFGLIFLASAHTVGWPIVAGGAGRLTGALASCLVELGGKIAFNCPVTTLDALPAHRAALLDVTPRQVLEMASERLARRAGGRAYMGQLRRYRYGPGAFKIDVALDGPIPWRDAQVLRAGTVHVGGTLEEIEAGEAEVAAGRVPQRPFVLVAQQSLFDPSRAPAGRHTAWAYCHVPNGSTVDMTDRMIAQIERFAPGFRDRILEIHRTGPADLHAYDANYIGGDIGGGSAELSQLFFRPVVRLDPYRTPDPAILLCSASTPPGAGVHGLCGWYAARSALRGVLGG
- a CDS encoding lipase maturation factor family protein; this translates as MSAAAPTYVLSRWLFLRLLGLVYLVAFASLAVQIVGLVGAHGLLPAAQFLQWARSIYGPDVHQMLPTIFWFGASDAALRGVAWAGAGLSLLVILDVAPLVTLAVLWVLYLSLTIAGQDFLGFQWDALLLEAGLLAVLWAPGNWLPLATRRMPSPLVRWVLVLLVVKLLFLSGITKLLSGDPTWRHATALEYHFFTQPLPTWLGWYAAKLPDGVLRAMTAGSVAVEVIAPWLLLAPARLRRVRLAGASALVLLQLGIAATGNYGFFNLLAVVLLVPALDDATLSRWLPVRIAAPERESEARRFVIAFVAPALLGLSFLSFAREIAYTVPRGRAVGYFPRWAGQALGVVAPFRAVNGYGLFRVMTTERPELVIEGSNDDEHWSEYVFRYKPGPLDRRPSFVAPHQPRLDWQMWFAALDPRGSAGWLSTLLDRLRAGTPEVLALLGRNPFPDAPPRYVRVVGYEYRFSTAEERRRTGAWWAREALGPLFAP
- a CDS encoding M1 family aminopeptidase, which translates into the protein MRWRGNGAGAALALLLAASAPLSAQTPRALPAAHSGADELMGPGISHALAERRARAIADVRYDLALDVTALDSAVGRVTVRFRRVDANANAGPAADRAVILDFRGRRLTSATANGQPLPPGAANGAHIRVPARLLVPDANVLEFGFVADIAPSGAPIIRNHDATDGSDYLYTLLVPADANQLFPCFDQPDLKGRVRLTLTAPAAWSVVANGSAAAADSAAGRAVVTTRFDETLPISTYLIAFAAGPWHRATSVHRGRTIHAYVRRSRAREADLDTLLAQNQRALDWLERYFGRRFPFEKFDFVLAPAFPFGGMEHPGAVFYNEDRFIFRERPTLPRRLARFATVLHECAHQWFGDLVTMRWFDDLWLKEGFATFMATKALADLDPAADAWKTFYLGNKPPAYAVDETRGTRPLWQSLDNLDQAKSNYGAIVYNKAPSVLAQLEYLVGGEAFRTGVRRFLAQHAYANATWQELLGAIGRAARRPLDEFGKNFMLRPGMPVVEQRLEMRGGRIERLTLVQHPAQALSGPAPWTERTDVILVYRGRPTLRMPVELKGHLTEVTAARGHAAPLFVFANARDHGYFLLLLDSASVRALEGGALGDVHDAFLRAMLWGALWNQVRAGRMAPERFVRMALREFPRERDEQIAPFVLARLGRAVSAYLTGDERARVQPEVERVLWRGAGNRASAYGVRKADLDAFIDLATTPEAVARLDTIFAADSAAGAPVKDPTRWDVVTRLLELGAPEADSRLTAEQARDTTPDGRRRAFIAGAGRPSAEVKREYFTRYFADSTLNEAWASGSLGPFNAIEHQALTLPYLRPALDSLPFIQTHRRIFFLESWIAAFLGGQTGEPALDAVHGYLADTPDLADDLRRKVLQYEDELARTVRLRGQTGAPTPPAPTTPRSAASPRPY
- a CDS encoding HD domain-containing protein, which translates into the protein MQTILRRYDSLSCAHPQGGPIPDLARLLDALEFAASKHRAQRRKDSAASPYINHPVAVANVIATRGDVTDLATLIAAVLHDTVEDTATTFAELERRFGPEVRGLVAEVTDDKQLLKAERKRLQVAHAAGASAKAKVIKLGDKICNVLDVTLSPPPDWSTERRLEYLDWTEQVIAGCRGVNPGLEAYYDQVLAEGRRALAG